Within Acidobacteriota bacterium, the genomic segment AAGGACGGGCCGCAAGGCGCGCGGTGAAGGTTTGGAAAAGGTTTTGGTGATAGGGCGGCGCTACGGTTTCGATCATTCTGATTACGGTCAAAGCCACCCTGGCTCGACGGGAACCGTGAGCCAGGGTGGCGCTTGCATTTCACTGGTGCCCGCGTGAAGATGCGGCACGTCACCCACAATTTAGCACGAACCATTTAGCCCGAACCATGCGCCAGCGCCTGCGTATTTGTGGCAGCGCTAGCAGGCGGGCAGGCAAGCGGCATTTTCCCTAGGCGAGGTTAGACCATGCAGCAGACTTGTTCCAAATGCGGCGCCGTCGCGGCGGTGCCTTCCAAATTTTGCCGCAACTGCGGTGCGCCGCTCCCCGAAGCCACGGCAACCGAAGCACCCACGCGGCAATACGGCAGGCAAACGCCTGCGGCGGATGTGCCGCCCACGTCTTCGCCTTTTGCCGGGCCGTATACCGCGCCCGGTCAACCGCCATCGCCCAGCGTCGCCGATGCTTTTACTCCTGACACGACACGGCTGCAAAACCAATCTGCGGTGCCGCCGGGCGGTCAGCCTTACGGGCAAGCTTATGGCCAACAGTACGGGCAACCACCCATGCCTGCCGCCTATCCATCGGGCAACCCGGTTCCCTATCCGCTGCAACCGCCTCCCAAATCGAATTGGTGGAAATGGGTGCTGGGCTTTGTGCTGACCTCGCTCTTGGTGTGCGGCGGCTTGCTCGGCTATGCGTTCAAACGCGCCAGCAATGCGGTGCCTCAGGTGCAAAAACAAATCGAGGCCGCCATCGCCGAGGCGCAAAAGGAAGCCGACCGCGCCGCCCGTGAAAGCGGCAATACACCGAATGGCATCCCGCCACCGCCGCCACCCGCGCCCGGACAAGGTACGCTGCAAAGCTTTGATCAACTGCGGTATCCCAAGGCTGAAGAAATCAATCGCACCGAAGCCTTCGGTCAACACGTGCTGACCATGAAGACCAGCGACAATGTGGACACGGTCAAAGCTTACTACGAGAAAAAATTTGGCCGGGCGCCCATCGAATCAAAAGAACAAGGGCGCAAGTCCGTGGTCTTTATCCATAAACCCTATATGGTGACGGTTGGCAACAATGCGGAAGATGCGGGGCAAACGACGATCACTCTCATCCAATCCAGCTTCATCCCGCAGGTCAACCCGCAACAATAACGCGCGCCGCCGCCAACAAAGCCCGAACAAATCGGGGCAGCAGGCGTATGGCGCATTGTCCATTCGGACAAATTCAGGCACCACGTGCGAAGTTCGAGGTAAGCGCAAATGCAACACTGTTCAATCTGTCATTACGAATCGCCTGAGGGCGCCAAGTTTTGCCGCCAATGCGGCGCGCCGCTCTATGCCGAATCCGAGTTGTCCGGCGCCGACACGCGCAATTATGGCCGCCAGGAGGGCGCACCGGCGTTTTCAGCCCCCTTGCCAAAACCCGCACCCAGCGTCGTGGATGCGTTCGGATCAGAGACAGCGCGCTATTACAAAGCGCCCTCCTCTGCCGGAGTCGGCACTTCGAACTTGCCGAACGTTGCGCCCATGTATGCGCAAGCCGCGCCAGTTTACATGCCGCCCATTCACAACACTGCCCCGATCAAACACAAGAAGCGCCGCCTGCTGAAATTGGCGGGCGGATTTTTATTGTTGATGATGGCAGGCGGCATTGGCGCGGGCATCAACCAGGAATCGAATCGCGGTCGCAGTTGGCTTTCCAACGAAGACCGCGCGCGGTTGGAACGTCTGCGCACCGAGGATCGGCTGAACAACACGCTGACCGGGTCTATCAGTGAGCGCGCGAACCGCATGCGCGAGGACTTGGAGCGGCGCATGGAAGATGTCGAACGCGCGCGCGAAGAGGCTGAACGGGCCGCAGAGCGCGGTTTGACGGGCCTGGATGAAAAGCCGCTCGATCTGAAAGATTATGAATACCCCGGCGCCACCAGCGGCCAATACAGCCGCATCCCCGGCAAGGAATTGACCACGCTGCGCACCAAAGACGATTTCGAGACCATCGTGCAGCATTACCAGAGCAAGCTCGGCAAACCGTATGTCGTGCTGAACGACCGCAACAACAAACGCGCGCTCTTTCAATCCGCTGGCACGCCTTCGGTCACTGTGCTGGTGCAGGAAACCAACGACCGCAACCGCGAAAAGATTTTCGCCATGCGCTCGCCCTTCCGCTTCCCCAAACCGCAAGGCGCGCTGACCAGTCAGCCCGAAGTCGCTAACGGCGAAACGATCATCGTGACCGATGGCAAAAAGGTGCTCACGGTTGATACCAAACCGGCAAAACCCGCGCCTGTCACGCCGCCCGCGCCCGTCAAACCCGCCCAAGTACCGGAGAATCGCTGATGCAACCCTGTCCGACTTGCCAATTTGAATCGCCGCTGGGCGCGAAGTTTTGCCGCCAATGCGGCGCGCCCCTCTTGACCGGAATGCCTGCTGAGAATGAGCTGTCCGGCGCGGCCACGCGCAATTACGGCCGCCAGGAACCCGCCTTCGCTCCGGCTGGTTCCGCGCCCTTGCCGCCCAGCATCAGCGATGTCATTTCGTCGGATACCGCACGCTATCAGCAACTGCCGCACGCCATGCAAACTCCGCACGCGTTTATGACGCCGGGGGCGAATACCGCGCCGATGCAGCGCCGGTTTTTCACCAAAGGCAGACACTGGCGCGTGCTCGCGTTTTTCCTAGTGTTAATGGTGGGCATTGGGCTGGGCCTGATTTTTGCGCACGTCAATGGCGAAGACCCCGTCACCGACCCAGTCGAATTGGCGCGCATGGACGCCCAAGCCGCCGAGATGGCGCGCAAACAGGAAATGGCGGATCGCATCC encodes:
- a CDS encoding zinc ribbon domain-containing protein translates to MQHCSICHYESPEGAKFCRQCGAPLYAESELSGADTRNYGRQEGAPAFSAPLPKPAPSVVDAFGSETARYYKAPSSAGVGTSNLPNVAPMYAQAAPVYMPPIHNTAPIKHKKRRLLKLAGGFLLLMMAGGIGAGINQESNRGRSWLSNEDRARLERLRTEDRLNNTLTGSISERANRMREDLERRMEDVERAREEAERAAERGLTGLDEKPLDLKDYEYPGATSGQYSRIPGKELTTLRTKDDFETIVQHYQSKLGKPYVVLNDRNNKRALFQSAGTPSVTVLVQETNDRNREKIFAMRSPFRFPKPQGALTSQPEVANGETIIVTDGKKVLTVDTKPAKPAPVTPPAPVKPAQVPENR
- a CDS encoding zinc ribbon domain-containing protein; the encoded protein is MQPCPTCQFESPLGAKFCRQCGAPLLTGMPAENELSGAATRNYGRQEPAFAPAGSAPLPPSISDVISSDTARYQQLPHAMQTPHAFMTPGANTAPMQRRFFTKGRHWRVLAFFLVLMVGIGLGLIFAHVNGEDPVTDPVELARMDAQAAEMARKQEMADRIREAQDRAREAQDRIREAEQRAREAAEQAAASGASLAPGDAKPLDLKEFEYPGAATGNYSRIPGSEMVQMRSKDSFDTILQHYQKKLGKPLMLMTDDDDKSAFFQSTAAPAVFVSIENDEDNDGFWKITITRAPFQFPQPDAPKPPTAPAKP